The Flavobacteriales bacterium TMED191 genome includes a window with the following:
- a CDS encoding M28 family peptidase: MVRPGNILVSILVFLFFSCKNNEVKSLKLDIETAEIIVPKFNADSAYSFIEAQVNFGPRVPNSQAHLNCAIYLKNKLSEYGAEVIIQSDVVERFDGHRMSMKNIIASFNNDAYTRILLCAHWDSRYIADNDSININNPILGANDGGSGVGVLLEIARQIQIKPIDIGVDIIFFDVEDQGEPSGTINSKPHSWCLGSQYWSNNPHVANYFADYGILLDMVGGENARFTKEGVSIKFASRIVEKVWSTASKNGYSNFFISEKTPPIIDDHLYINNLIHIPTINIVEYDANTHNRFNKHHHKHSDDMSNIDKATLNAVGQTVLEVLYHED; the protein is encoded by the coding sequence ATGGTGCGACCTGGAAACATATTAGTTAGTATTTTAGTTTTTCTATTTTTTTCATGTAAAAATAATGAGGTAAAATCATTAAAACTAGATATTGAAACAGCTGAAATAATAGTTCCAAAATTTAATGCAGATTCAGCTTATTCTTTTATTGAAGCTCAAGTTAATTTTGGACCCCGAGTTCCAAACTCTCAGGCTCATTTAAATTGTGCTATTTATTTAAAAAATAAATTGTCAGAGTATGGTGCAGAAGTAATTATCCAATCAGATGTTGTTGAACGTTTTGATGGACATAGAATGAGCATGAAGAATATTATTGCATCATTTAATAATGATGCATATACAAGAATTTTATTATGTGCACATTGGGACAGTAGATATATAGCTGATAACGATTCTATTAATATTAATAATCCAATTTTAGGCGCTAATGACGGTGGCAGTGGGGTAGGTGTTTTATTAGAAATTGCGCGACAAATTCAAATAAAACCCATAGATATTGGTGTTGATATAATCTTTTTTGACGTTGAGGATCAAGGTGAACCTAGCGGTACTATAAATTCAAAGCCTCATTCATGGTGTCTAGGGTCACAGTATTGGTCAAATAATCCACATGTTGCAAATTACTTTGCTGATTATGGCATCTTATTAGATATGGTAGGAGGTGAGAATGCGAGATTTACCAAAGAGGGAGTATCTATAAAATTTGCATCACGTATTGTAGAAAAGGTCTGGAGCACAGCATCAAAAAATGGTTATTCAAATTTTTTTATTTCCGAAAAAACACCACCAATTATTGATGATCACTTATATATTAATAATCTGATACATATTCCAACAATCAATATTGTTGAGTATGACGCTAACACACATAATCGTTTTAATAAACATCATCACAAGCATTCTGATGACATGAGTAATATAGATAAAGCTACTTTAAATGCAGTCGGACAGACTGTTCTGGAAGTACTTTATCATGAAGATTAA
- a CDS encoding homogentisate 1,2-dioxygenase, which translates to MPFYHKLGDIPNKRHTVFKSESGKHRYEELFGTIGFVGMSSLVYHAQRPTQVKEILKKENMQPEVAVENNIKSRLLKGFDLPKAKNYLESRTPILINKDCHISLAAPSESMTDCFYKNTDADELIFIHKGSGVLKTMLGNLDFSYGDYLLIPRGIIYQIKFNNEENRLFIVESFHPMYTPKRYRNHFGQLLEHSPYCERDIRRPKDLITKDEKGDFLMMIKKEGMMHHVIYGSHPFDVVGWDGYNYPYAFSIHDFEPITGRVHQPPPVHQTFETDAFVVCSFCPRLYDYHPKSIPAPYNHSNIDSDEVLYYVDGDFMSRNHVEKGYISLHPAGIPHGPHPGAMERSIGQKETQELAVMVDTFKPLKLTKAAMSLDDGKYYKSWIEND; encoded by the coding sequence ATGCCTTTTTATCATAAACTTGGTGATATACCAAATAAAAGACACACTGTATTTAAATCAGAATCTGGGAAGCACCGATACGAGGAACTATTCGGAACAATTGGTTTTGTCGGAATGTCTTCACTTGTATACCACGCACAAAGACCAACACAAGTAAAAGAAATTCTAAAAAAAGAAAATATGCAACCCGAAGTTGCAGTAGAAAATAATATAAAATCAAGACTATTAAAAGGTTTTGATTTACCCAAAGCTAAGAATTATCTAGAAAGTCGGACACCAATTCTTATTAATAAGGACTGTCATATTTCACTAGCAGCTCCTAGTGAATCTATGACAGATTGTTTTTATAAAAATACTGATGCAGATGAATTAATTTTCATTCATAAAGGCTCTGGAGTATTAAAAACAATGCTTGGTAATTTAGATTTTTCATATGGAGATTACCTTTTAATTCCAAGAGGTATTATTTATCAAATTAAATTTAATAATGAAGAGAATCGATTATTTATAGTTGAATCTTTTCATCCTATGTACACTCCTAAAAGATACCGTAATCACTTTGGACAATTATTAGAACATTCTCCATATTGTGAAAGAGATATTAGAAGGCCAAAGGATTTAATTACTAAAGATGAAAAAGGAGATTTTTTAATGATGATAAAAAAAGAAGGTATGATGCACCACGTAATATATGGTTCTCATCCTTTTGATGTTGTTGGGTGGGATGGATATAACTATCCGTATGCTTTTTCAATTCATGACTTTGAGCCAATTACTGGAAGAGTTCATCAACCGCCACCAGTACATCAAACATTTGAAACTGATGCTTTTGTTGTTTGTTCTTTCTGTCCAAGGCTATATGATTATCACCCAAAATCAATACCTGCCCCATATAATCACAGCAATATAGACTCTGATGAAGTCCTTTATTATGTAGATGGTGACTTTATGAGCAGAAATCATGTTGAAAAAGGATATATTAGTTTGCATCCTGCTGGTATTCCTCATGGCCCTCATCCCGGAGCAATGGAACGTAGTATAGGACAAAAAGAAACACAAGAATTAGCAGTGATGGTAGATACTTTTAAGCCTCTGAAATTAACCAAGGCTGCAATGAGTCTAGATGATGGAAAATACTATAAATCCTGGATAGAAAATGACTGA
- a CDS encoding NAD-dependent epimerase/dehydratase family protein — MSLKKKILVIGSNGQIGTVLINRLCKKYGYENVIGSDLNPPRKSHKFIFELCSVLDKEKLELIINKHNIAEVYLLAAYLSAKGEENIDKAWDLNINGLRHILNFAKDKKIKKIFWPSSIAVFGPSSPKNNVDQYAITEPTTIYGVSKLAGENLCNYYYSKFGIDVRSLRYPGLIGWESMPGGGTTDYAVDIFHEAIKNRNYTCFLSENRTLPMMYMDDAINATISIMDAPLNSIKIRTSYNLSSLYFSPKEIEHEIKKYFKDFTVKYEPDYRDDLAKGWPQSINDDYARKDWGWKPNFNLSQMVNDIILNLKKRYKK; from the coding sequence ATGTCGTTAAAAAAAAAGATTTTAGTTATTGGTTCAAATGGTCAAATTGGTACTGTTTTAATTAATAGGTTATGTAAAAAATACGGTTACGAAAATGTAATAGGTAGTGATTTAAATCCTCCTCGGAAGTCACACAAATTTATTTTCGAACTTTGTAGTGTTTTAGATAAAGAAAAATTAGAGTTAATTATTAATAAGCATAATATTGCTGAGGTCTATTTATTAGCAGCTTATTTATCTGCAAAAGGTGAGGAGAATATTGATAAGGCATGGGATTTAAATATAAATGGTTTACGTCATATTTTAAATTTTGCAAAGGATAAAAAAATTAAGAAAATTTTTTGGCCCAGTTCAATTGCAGTGTTTGGACCTTCTTCTCCAAAAAATAATGTAGATCAGTACGCAATTACAGAGCCAACCACTATTTACGGTGTAAGTAAATTGGCAGGTGAAAATTTATGTAATTATTATTATAGTAAGTTTGGAATTGATGTGCGTAGTCTAAGGTATCCAGGCTTGATAGGATGGGAGTCAATGCCTGGAGGAGGTACCACAGATTATGCAGTAGATATATTTCATGAAGCAATCAAAAATAGAAATTACACATGTTTCTTATCTGAGAATAGAACATTACCAATGATGTATATGGATGACGCCATTAATGCAACAATTAGTATTATGGATGCTCCTTTAAACTCAATAAAAATACGAACATCATATAATTTATCATCGTTATATTTTAGCCCTAAGGAGATAGAACATGAGATAAAAAAGTACTTTAAAGATTTTACAGTAAAATATGAACCTGATTATAGAGACGATTTGGCAAAAGGGTGGCCTCAATCAATTAATGATGATTATGCAAGAAAAGATTGGGGTTGGAAACCAAATTTTAATTTATCGCAAATGGTTAATGATATTATATTAAATTTGAAAAAAAGATACAAGAAATAA
- a CDS encoding DUF554 domain-containing protein, translated as MIPLGTLFNVLTVILGGSIGLFLKRYINPELNKKVFFIIGLFTVVLGLNMSLKNIDFIVMLLSIVLGTLLGEWGNFSDKISYFINKLKNKLNLRSDTFSEGIITAFFLFCVGSMTIVGAIDEGLGKSPTILYTKSIMDGISSIILASTLGVGVLFSVIPMIAFQGGITILVFYYKDFFPLLLVDYFSSVGGVIIIALGLQILGYKHINPINMLPSLFIVILIYLLRFQL; from the coding sequence ATGATACCACTAGGTACATTATTTAATGTTCTGACTGTAATTTTGGGTGGATCAATAGGTTTATTTTTAAAAAGATATATTAATCCAGAATTAAATAAAAAAGTTTTTTTTATTATAGGCCTTTTTACTGTTGTATTAGGCTTAAATATGTCGTTAAAAAACATAGATTTTATTGTTATGCTTTTATCGATTGTATTAGGCACCTTGTTGGGTGAGTGGGGTAATTTTTCAGATAAAATTTCATATTTTATAAACAAACTAAAAAATAAACTAAATCTTCGATCAGACACTTTTTCCGAGGGTATTATAACTGCTTTTTTCTTGTTTTGCGTCGGATCTATGACTATTGTTGGAGCCATTGACGAAGGCCTTGGGAAATCTCCAACTATTCTATATACAAAAAGCATAATGGATGGTATAAGCTCAATTATTTTAGCTTCTACGTTAGGAGTAGGAGTGCTGTTTTCCGTTATTCCAATGATAGCTTTTCAAGGTGGGATTACTATCTTAGTTTTTTATTATAAAGATTTTTTCCCATTATTATTAGTAGATTATTTTAGCTCAGTCGGTGGGGTAATAATAATTGCATTAGGATTGCAGATTTTAGGCTATAAACATATTAACCCAATAAATATGTTGCCCTCATTATTTATTGTAATACTTATATATTTACTAAGGTTTCAACTTTAG
- a CDS encoding cysteine--tRNA ligase, which translates to MQDFKIYNTLSAKKEVFKSIRPGVVTMYVCGPTVYGEGHLGHARPAITFDILFRYFKHLKYKVRYVRNITDVGHLVNDADEGGDKIGETAKALQLEPMEVAHFYTKKYHESMDKLNVQSPSIEPLASGHIIEQIEMIKKIIINGFGYVVNGSVYFDVVKYNKSNKYGSLSRRKIEDLMDNTRDLAGQSDKKNSVDFALWKNASPEHIMRWPSPWGDGFPGWHLECSAMSCKYLGEEFDIHGGGMDLVFPHHEAEIAQCCAANNNKGANYWMHNNMITIGGQKMGKSLGNFITLNEFFEGSHDKLEQAYHPMVIRFFLLQAHYRSTIDFSNSALKAAEKGLIRLFNGINTLNEIQPHKSSNLDVSLFTSKCDEAINDDLNTPIVLSHLFDAVKIINSTKEGSNHLSGDNIEELKKLFNKYVVDIFGLSSIEDKSNSSDISDVMSLILDIRNNSKKNKDWETADKIRDGLNSLNIEIKDTKDGATWKHIS; encoded by the coding sequence ATGCAAGATTTTAAAATATATAATACATTATCAGCAAAAAAGGAGGTTTTTAAGTCAATTAGACCTGGCGTAGTTACAATGTATGTATGCGGACCTACTGTTTATGGTGAGGGACACCTAGGTCACGCTAGACCGGCAATAACATTTGATATTTTGTTTAGATATTTTAAGCATTTAAAATACAAAGTCAGATATGTCAGAAATATAACCGATGTTGGTCATTTAGTAAATGATGCTGATGAAGGTGGGGATAAAATCGGAGAAACAGCAAAAGCTTTACAACTTGAACCAATGGAAGTGGCTCATTTTTATACAAAAAAATATCATGAGTCAATGGACAAATTAAATGTACAATCCCCAAGTATTGAACCGTTGGCATCAGGACATATTATTGAACAAATAGAAATGATTAAAAAAATTATTATTAATGGTTTTGGTTATGTGGTTAATGGTTCAGTCTATTTTGATGTTGTCAAGTATAACAAGTCTAATAAATATGGATCTCTTTCAAGAAGAAAAATCGAAGACTTGATGGATAACACAAGAGATTTAGCAGGTCAATCGGATAAAAAAAACTCAGTTGATTTTGCTTTATGGAAAAATGCGTCCCCAGAGCATATTATGAGGTGGCCATCTCCATGGGGTGACGGATTTCCAGGTTGGCACTTAGAATGTTCTGCAATGAGTTGTAAGTATTTGGGAGAAGAGTTTGATATACATGGTGGAGGTATGGATTTAGTATTTCCTCACCATGAGGCTGAAATAGCTCAATGTTGTGCTGCTAATAATAATAAAGGTGCTAATTATTGGATGCACAATAATATGATAACTATTGGGGGTCAGAAAATGGGGAAGTCATTAGGAAACTTTATAACATTAAACGAGTTTTTTGAAGGATCTCATGATAAACTCGAACAAGCCTATCATCCAATGGTCATTAGATTTTTTCTTTTACAAGCTCATTATAGAAGCACGATAGATTTTTCCAACTCTGCCCTTAAAGCAGCTGAGAAAGGACTAATTAGATTATTTAATGGTATAAATACGTTAAACGAGATTCAACCTCATAAATCTTCAAATCTAGATGTATCTTTATTTACTTCTAAGTGTGATGAAGCTATTAATGATGATTTAAATACTCCTATTGTTTTATCGCATCTATTTGACGCAGTAAAAATTATTAACTCTACTAAAGAAGGTAGTAATCATTTATCTGGTGATAATATTGAAGAGTTAAAAAAATTATTTAATAAATATGTAGTAGATATTTTCGGTCTTTCTAGTATAGAGGATAAAAGTAATTCTTCTGACATAAGTGATGTCATGTCTTTGATTTTAGACATTAGAAACAATTCAAAAAAAAATAAGGACTGGGAGACTGCTGATAAAATTAGAGATGGTTTAAATAGTTTAAATATTGAAATAAAAGACACAAAAGATGGTGCGACCTGGAAACATATTAGTTAG
- a CDS encoding rhodanese-related sulfurtransferase, producing MRKKNTILHNKFGREDLEKQLSQEEFKRTTLSFYKYVKIEDPISLRKELFIKWNELKVKGRIYIAMEGINAQLSCPSPNWDQFVNSVKSVKGFENIPFKIALEENKISFLKLVIKIKKQIVADGLNANEYDVTNVGSHLCAKEWNECINNGAIVVDVRNHYESRIGHFKDAIKPDVDTFREELPLIKEKLKNRKEEKILLYCTGGIRCEKTSSYLKHHGFKDVNQLHGGIIDYAKQIKEHNLENKFIGKNFVFDDRLGEKISNDIIGTCDQCGGPCDDYTNCNYVDCNLLFIQCKKCQTKYEGCCNSECKKMSKLPKIEQKKLRKVRKRPSLNSFKKSIRPKENITERNINN from the coding sequence ATGAGAAAAAAAAATACAATTTTACATAATAAGTTTGGAAGGGAGGATTTAGAAAAACAATTATCTCAAGAAGAGTTTAAAAGAACAACCCTTTCTTTTTACAAATATGTTAAAATAGAAGACCCTATATCCTTAAGAAAAGAATTGTTTATAAAATGGAATGAATTAAAAGTAAAAGGAAGAATATATATTGCCATGGAAGGTATAAATGCTCAATTATCATGTCCTAGTCCAAATTGGGATCAGTTTGTGAACTCTGTAAAATCAGTTAAGGGTTTTGAAAATATCCCATTTAAAATTGCATTGGAAGAAAATAAAATATCCTTTTTAAAATTAGTAATTAAAATAAAAAAACAAATCGTAGCTGATGGATTAAATGCAAATGAATATGACGTCACTAATGTAGGGTCTCATCTTTGTGCAAAAGAATGGAATGAATGTATTAACAATGGAGCAATTGTTGTAGATGTTAGAAATCATTATGAAAGCAGAATTGGTCATTTTAAGGACGCTATAAAACCTGATGTAGATACATTTAGAGAAGAATTACCATTAATAAAAGAGAAACTGAAAAATCGAAAAGAAGAGAAAATTTTATTGTATTGTACAGGGGGAATTAGATGTGAAAAAACCAGTTCCTACTTAAAGCACCATGGCTTCAAAGATGTCAATCAGCTTCATGGCGGAATAATTGATTATGCAAAGCAAATAAAAGAACACAATCTAGAAAATAAATTTATTGGTAAAAATTTTGTATTTGACGATCGGTTAGGAGAAAAAATATCAAATGATATAATTGGAACATGTGATCAATGTGGGGGGCCATGCGACGACTATACAAACTGCAATTATGTAGATTGCAATTTACTATTTATACAATGTAAAAAATGTCAAACAAAATATGAGGGTTGTTGCAACAGTGAGTGTAAAAAAATGTCTAAACTACCGAAGATTGAACAAAAGAAATTAAGAAAAGTGAGAAAAAGACCATCATTGAATTCATTTAAAAAAAGTATTAGACCAAAAGAAAATATTACTGAAAGAAACATAAACAATTGA
- a CDS encoding sodium:proton exchanger has translation MDPYILIISLSSIIIISHFLNIYSENTGVPSVLILILFGAILQLDTQIVGFQILDDTTRKPLLKVLGVAGLILILLEAALDLKINKNMIVSSLRAFFVGLFGLLCTSFAIAYILQVFVSDLDLLHALLYSVPLSIISSAIIIPSIQSLDESKRSFLIYESTFSDVLGLLMFQVILGSLATGAVKKSSEIVGNIGLSILISIIISIVLIYLFQKIKGHTKLFFLFSILLLLYALGEMLHLSSLLIVLIFGIILNNYQLVFVGFLSNLIDDEKVTSIQNYFKIIIMESAFVVRTFFFILFGYYVSLSSLLNFEVIIISLVLLAAIYFIRFVLIFPTMGGRSWPELFLSPRGLITILLFFSIPEEYVVNTVFHTEIIPGILLFIILGSALAMSNALIGVKKLEFEKKLAEIEDESKDAELDNIDPETDMLNDDYIGSDIKESETNDLLEEEQNNETDSNDLQSL, from the coding sequence ATGGACCCATACATTCTTATTATTTCATTATCCTCTATAATCATTATTTCACATTTTTTGAATATCTATTCTGAGAATACAGGTGTCCCTTCTGTTCTAATTCTAATTTTGTTTGGAGCGATTTTACAACTTGACACACAAATAGTAGGATTTCAAATTCTTGATGATACAACACGTAAACCCCTTCTTAAAGTCCTTGGGGTTGCAGGTTTAATTCTAATTTTATTAGAGGCCGCTTTAGATTTGAAAATTAATAAAAATATGATTGTTTCCTCTCTAAGAGCATTTTTTGTCGGTTTATTTGGCTTACTGTGCACTTCATTTGCAATTGCATATATTTTACAAGTTTTTGTTAGCGATTTAGATCTTCTACATGCACTATTATATTCCGTGCCATTGTCAATCATTAGTAGCGCTATAATTATACCTAGTATTCAAAGTTTAGATGAAAGCAAAAGATCGTTTTTAATATATGAAAGTACGTTTTCAGATGTCCTAGGTTTACTAATGTTTCAAGTAATACTTGGTTCATTAGCAACAGGCGCAGTTAAAAAATCTTCTGAAATTGTAGGAAATATTGGACTATCTATATTAATCTCAATCATAATTAGTATTGTTTTAATTTACCTTTTTCAAAAAATAAAAGGTCATACAAAATTGTTTTTTCTTTTTTCAATCCTCCTTTTACTATACGCCTTAGGTGAAATGTTACACCTTTCATCATTATTAATTGTACTAATATTTGGAATCATTTTAAATAACTACCAGTTAGTTTTTGTTGGATTTTTATCTAATTTAATTGACGATGAAAAAGTAACATCTATCCAAAATTATTTTAAAATAATTATCATGGAGAGCGCATTTGTTGTTCGTACGTTCTTTTTTATCTTATTTGGATATTATGTCTCATTAAGTTCATTATTAAATTTTGAAGTAATAATCATTAGCCTCGTTCTTTTGGCAGCAATATATTTTATCCGATTTGTTTTAATTTTCCCGACGATGGGTGGTAGGTCGTGGCCAGAATTATTTTTATCTCCTAGAGGATTAATTACCATTCTACTTTTCTTTTCGATCCCGGAAGAATACGTTGTAAATACAGTGTTTCACACTGAAATTATTCCTGGAATACTCTTGTTTATTATACTGGGAAGTGCATTAGCAATGAGTAATGCACTCATTGGAGTTAAAAAATTAGAATTTGAGAAAAAATTAGCTGAGATTGAAGATGAAAGCAAAGATGCTGAACTTGACAATATTGATCCCGAAACAGACATGCTAAATGATGATTATATTGGTTCTGATATCAAAGAAAGTGAAACAAACGACCTTTTAGAAGAAGAGCAAAATAATGAGACTGACAGTAACGATCTCCAGAGTTTATAG
- the hppD gene encoding 4-hydroxyphenylpyruvate dioxygenase yields MTEKLKKIFPKAQDFLPIKGTDYVEFYVGNAKQAAHFYKTAFGFQSLAYSGLETGDSTKTSYVLFQDKIRIVLTTPMSGNTEIEDHITKHGDGVKVIALWVDDATKAWEETTKRGAKSYMKPNQKEDKNGLVIRSGIHTYGDTVHIFVERTKYNGIFLPGFEKWESSYKPEPIGLKYIDHMVGNVGWNEMNIWENFYRDIMGFANLITFDDKDISTKYTALMSKVMTNGNGRIKFPINEPAKGEKKSQIEEYLEFYNGPGCQHIAIATDDIIHTVSEMNKRGVEFLHVPKNYYDTVLNRVGKIDEKISKLRDLSILVDRDEEGYLLQIFTKPVEDRPTLFFEIIQRKGAQSFGKGNFKALFEAIENEQKKRGTLT; encoded by the coding sequence ATGACTGAAAAATTAAAAAAAATATTTCCTAAAGCACAGGATTTTCTTCCAATTAAAGGAACTGACTATGTTGAATTTTATGTGGGTAACGCTAAGCAAGCTGCGCACTTTTATAAAACTGCATTTGGCTTTCAATCATTAGCATATTCGGGTTTAGAAACTGGTGACTCTACTAAAACTTCATATGTCTTATTTCAAGATAAAATAAGAATTGTATTAACTACTCCAATGTCTGGCAACACCGAAATTGAAGATCATATTACAAAACATGGAGATGGTGTCAAAGTTATCGCGCTTTGGGTAGACGATGCCACAAAAGCTTGGGAAGAAACTACTAAAAGAGGAGCTAAATCATACATGAAGCCAAATCAAAAAGAAGACAAAAACGGCTTAGTAATACGGTCTGGAATTCATACTTACGGAGATACCGTTCATATTTTTGTAGAAAGAACAAAATATAATGGAATTTTTCTTCCTGGATTTGAAAAATGGGAATCATCATATAAACCAGAACCAATTGGATTAAAATATATTGATCATATGGTAGGAAATGTCGGCTGGAATGAAATGAACATTTGGGAAAATTTTTACCGTGATATTATGGGATTTGCAAATCTTATAACTTTTGATGATAAAGATATTTCAACTAAATATACCGCCTTAATGAGTAAGGTTATGACAAATGGTAATGGTCGAATCAAGTTCCCAATTAATGAGCCTGCAAAAGGCGAAAAAAAATCACAAATTGAGGAATATCTAGAGTTCTACAACGGTCCAGGTTGTCAACATATTGCAATTGCTACTGATGATATTATCCATACTGTAAGTGAAATGAATAAAAGAGGTGTCGAGTTTCTACATGTTCCTAAAAATTACTACGATACTGTATTAAATCGCGTTGGCAAAATTGATGAAAAAATATCAAAACTTAGGGATTTAAGTATATTAGTTGACCGTGATGAGGAAGGATATTTACTACAAATCTTTACTAAGCCTGTTGAAGATCGTCCTACTTTATTCTTTGAAATTATCCAAAGAAAGGGTGCGCAGTCTTTTGGAAAAGGTAATTTTAAAGCATTATTTGAAGCAATAGAAAATGAACAAAAAAAACGAGGAACCTTAACTTAA